GATCAGGTTGCCGGCCGCGTCCACGCGGACGGCCAAGCCGGCCTCGCTCATCCAGGCGGCGACGCGGGAGCGCGCCTCCATCCAGGCCGGCCCGTAGGTGGGCCGGTTGATGCCGCCGCCCTGCGCCTCCGGCAGGCGCCCCACCCTGCCCAGCTCCTCGATGCGCTCGAGGAGCCTCTGGCCGTTGATCGTGGCAGCCACCGCCGACAATGGGCCTCCCCCCTTGCTCCGCCCCGGCGTTTGCGTCTAGCTTACGCGTTTCCGGCCCGCCCCGACTTTGCGGGCCGCCCCGCGGCCCACGCGGGCCGCGGGCGAGGGCGCCGCGGCCACCTATCCCGCCCAGGCCAGAAGCGGGGAGACATCCTCGCCGCGCAGGTGGCGCAGGACGGCCTCGCTGTAGACCGGCTCGTAGCGACTCCACCAGAGGTCGCCCGCCGCGCGGCTGGCAGCAGCCGGCCGCCCGGTATAGCCCAGCCCTTCGCCCAGCTCGCGGAAGGAGCGGAGCTGGCGGAGACGGGAGAAAGGCGCCGGAACGGGCGGCAGGCGGCGCGCCTCGTCGAGCCGGACCAATTCGGGCGCCACGGCCAGGAGGTAGCTGGCCTCGATCATGCCGGCGTGCGAGTCGCCCGCGGCCGCCTCTCCCCAGAGGGCGACCGGGTCGCCGCCGGCCAGGTCGCGCAGTACCAGCGCCTCGTAGCCGTGCAGCGCACGCGCGTCCTCAGCCTCGTTGACGTTCCGGCAGGCCTCGTCCAGGGCGCGGATAAAGGGCGGGTCCAGGTGGCAGCTGGTCACCACCAGCGAGCGGAAGCCGTGGTGCGCGAAGGAGGTGAGGAGATCCGTGACGAAGCCGGCCAGATGCTCGCGCCGGATGGAGACCGAGCCGGGGAAGTCGCGCGCCAACGGCGCCGTCCCGTAGGGAAGCGTCGGGCAGAGGAGGACGTCGTAGCCCGCCTCCAGCAGGCGTGCCGCCAGCCTCCGCTGCATGGCCTCGGCGTTGAAGACATCCGTCCCCAGCGGCAGGTGCGGCCCGTGCTCCTCCATCGGCCCCGCCGCCAGGCAGACCACGGTCCGCTCCGGCTCCAGCGCCGCCACCTCCGTCCAGGTGGCGCGCGCCAGCTCGACGTACCGGCTCATCGGCCCAGGCCCCCCGTCCTCCGGCTCGCGGTGGGCTCCCTCTTCGCCCCCGGCGCCACTCCTCCTCCCGCAGGCGCGCGGAGGGCGCCCCGGGGGCGCCCTCCCAAGAGCCGGCCGCTCATCTCCCGCCTCACTCCAGGTAGTCCTTCAGCTTCTTGGAACGGCTGGGGTGGCGCAGCTTGCGCAGCGCCTTGGCCTCGATCTGCCGGATGCGCTCGCGCGTCACGCCGAAGACCTGGCCCACCTCCTCCAGCGTCCGCGGGCGGCCGTCGTCCAATCCGAAGCGGAGGCGGAGTACCTCCTGCTCCCGCTCGGTCAGCGTGTGCAGCACCTCCTCGAGCTGCTGCTTGAGGAGGCTGTAGCTGGCCGCCTCCGCGGGAGCGGGCGCGTCCTCGTCCTCGATGAAGTCGCCGAGGTGCGAATCCTCTTCCTCGCCGATCGGCGTCTCCAGCGAGACCGGCTCCTGGGCGATCTTCTGAATCTCGCGCACGCGATCGGCGTCGATGCCCATGGCCTCGCCGATCTCCTCCGGCGTCGGATCGCGCCCCAGCTCCTGGAGCAGCTGGCGCTGGACGCGGACCAGCTTGTTGATGGTCTCCACCATGTGCACCGGGATGCGGATCGTCCGCGCCTGGTCCGCGATGGCCCGGGTGATCGCCTGGCGGATCCACCAGGTGGCGTAGGTGCTGAACTTGTAGCCCTTGCGCCAGTCGTACTTCTCCACCGCCTTGAGCAGGCCCAGGTTCCCCTCCTGGATCAGGTCCAGGAAGAGCATGCCGCGCCCGACGTACCGCTTGGCGATGCTGACCACCAGGCGCAGGTTGGCCTCGGCCAGCTGGCGCCGCGCCTCCTCGTCGCCGGCCTCGATGCGCTTGGCCAACTCGATCTCCTGCTGTGCGGTGAGGAGCGGGACCCGTCCGATCTCCTTGAGATACATGCGGACGGGATCGTCGATGGCCACGCCGTCCGGCGACTCCAGCTCCTCGTCGCCGGCCAGCTCGCCCGGCTTGGTGTCGGCCGGCGTCTCCTCGCCGGCCACCGCCTGCGCCAGGTCGGCGGCCTCCTCCAGGCCTTCCAGGTCCTCCTGCGGCTCCTCCTCGCCCTCGTCGATGACCTCGACGCCCAGGTCGGAGAGCGCCTGGTAGACGTCGTCGATCTGGCTGGGCGTCAGGCCGCTCTCCTGCAGGCCGTCGCTCACCTCGCGGTAGGTGATGTGGCCGCGGTCCTTGGCCCTCTCCAGGAGTGCCCGGACGTCCGCCGCCTGCACGATCTCCTTCTCAGCCATTCCCTCTCCCCCCTCTCTCCGCGGGGATCGGGCCCTCGCCCCACCACGCACCGGCACCGGCGGCCAGGCGCGCCCGTAGCCTCACCTGCTCATCCAGCTCCCGCAACAGTTCCGTACAATCACTCCCGCTTCGCTGTCGCGCCTCGATCTCGGCTCGAAGCTGCGCGATCCGCCGCTCGACGGGAATCCGCCCGAGGACCCGCAGGCTGTCCGCGAGCGCGCGCTCCGGATCGGCATCCGGCGTCTCGTCCAGGGCGGCCTGCGCCAGCAGCGTCAGCGCCTCCCGCTCGCCCTCCGCCTCCAGTCTACGCGTCGCAGCGGCAGGATCCCCGCCCGCCACCCGGAGCGCCTCGACGGCTCGTCGTTCGGCATCCGCCGGTATAGCACTCACGTCGAGCCCGTCAAGCCGTGAAACGAGTTCAGGATGGTGG
The nucleotide sequence above comes from Bacillota bacterium. Encoded proteins:
- the rpoD gene encoding RNA polymerase sigma factor RpoD, which translates into the protein MAEKEIVQAADVRALLERAKDRGHITYREVSDGLQESGLTPSQIDDVYQALSDLGVEVIDEGEEEPQEDLEGLEEAADLAQAVAGEETPADTKPGELAGDEELESPDGVAIDDPVRMYLKEIGRVPLLTAQQEIELAKRIEAGDEEARRQLAEANLRLVVSIAKRYVGRGMLFLDLIQEGNLGLLKAVEKYDWRKGYKFSTYATWWIRQAITRAIADQARTIRIPVHMVETINKLVRVQRQLLQELGRDPTPEEIGEAMGIDADRVREIQKIAQEPVSLETPIGEEEDSHLGDFIEDEDAPAPAEAASYSLLKQQLEEVLHTLTEREQEVLRLRFGLDDGRPRTLEEVGQVFGVTRERIRQIEAKALRKLRHPSRSKKLKDYLE
- a CDS encoding creatininase family protein; amino-acid sequence: MSRYVELARATWTEVAALEPERTVVCLAAGPMEEHGPHLPLGTDVFNAEAMQRRLAARLLEAGYDVLLCPTLPYGTAPLARDFPGSVSIRREHLAGFVTDLLTSFAHHGFRSLVVTSCHLDPPFIRALDEACRNVNEAEDARALHGYEALVLRDLAGGDPVALWGEAAAGDSHAGMIEASYLLAVAPELVRLDEARRLPPVPAPFSRLRQLRSFRELGEGLGYTGRPAAASRAAGDLWWSRYEPVYSEAVLRHLRGEDVSPLLAWAG